The proteins below come from a single Kitasatospora sp. NBC_00315 genomic window:
- the dacB gene encoding D-alanyl-D-alanine carboxypeptidase/D-alanyl-D-alanine-endopeptidase: MRPTIPGRLRAWAAAAATLLAVAGSGAGAPAAAANGDDLGPAIEAIMHKPEYEHAQWGLLEIDTTTGETIHSRFADQFFVPGSTTKLVTISSAWHTLGPDRRFTTPVIATGTRDGTTLNGNLALVAQGDLTMGGRTKPDGSVDYTNIDHTEASLPGATLTPEDPLAGLDQIAQQVHDAGISRVDGDVIVDPRLFTLPALDPQPTPLIINDNLIDLLTTPTAPGQPAQLTWRPQVAPYQVTSTVQTVPAGGPTDVQVSASPDGTRITLSGTIAADAQPLLRVSGIQDPNSFGRTALIEALARAGVAVTADATGPNPQGALPASYGDDPQVAAYVSPPYSQYAKLILKVSHNLGANLALCNMAVLQGSKNCFDAFPIEHDFLANVAHIDPTQFQIADGRGGVPSDRATPMGLDQILGYWLGTPDADAFRLSLPILGVDGSNGIDCTTDCPAKGKVFAKPGTILGEDLLNQRLEVGAQEEAGYLQTDDGCLHLFYIGVNSGSSADLTSFLSIFNDVNQISALLQEQASRHSHRTRR; encoded by the coding sequence ATGAGACCGACGATCCCCGGCAGGCTGCGTGCCTGGGCCGCTGCGGCAGCGACACTCCTGGCGGTGGCCGGCTCGGGCGCCGGTGCGCCCGCGGCGGCGGCGAACGGGGACGACCTCGGGCCCGCCATCGAAGCGATCATGCACAAGCCCGAGTACGAGCACGCGCAGTGGGGTCTGCTGGAGATCGACACGACGACCGGTGAGACGATCCACTCCCGCTTCGCGGACCAGTTCTTCGTCCCCGGCTCGACCACCAAGCTGGTGACCATCTCCTCCGCCTGGCACACCCTGGGCCCCGACCGCCGCTTCACCACTCCCGTGATCGCCACCGGTACCCGCGACGGCACGACCCTGAACGGGAACCTGGCACTGGTCGCCCAGGGCGACCTGACGATGGGCGGGCGCACCAAGCCCGACGGCTCGGTGGACTACACGAACATCGACCACACCGAGGCCAGTCTGCCCGGTGCAACCCTCACCCCCGAGGACCCGCTCGCGGGGCTGGACCAGATCGCCCAGCAGGTGCACGACGCGGGCATCAGCCGGGTGGACGGCGACGTCATCGTCGACCCCCGGCTCTTCACGCTCCCGGCGCTGGACCCGCAGCCCACTCCGCTGATCATCAACGACAACCTCATCGACCTGCTGACCACCCCCACCGCTCCCGGTCAGCCCGCCCAGCTGACCTGGCGCCCGCAGGTCGCCCCCTACCAGGTCACCTCGACCGTCCAGACGGTGCCGGCCGGCGGCCCGACGGACGTCCAGGTCTCCGCCTCCCCGGACGGCACCCGGATCACCCTGTCCGGCACGATCGCCGCCGACGCGCAGCCCCTGCTGAGGGTGTCCGGGATCCAGGATCCGAACAGTTTCGGTCGCACCGCGCTGATCGAGGCGCTCGCCCGCGCCGGTGTCGCCGTCACCGCCGACGCGACCGGCCCCAACCCGCAGGGTGCGCTGCCCGCCTCCTACGGCGACGACCCGCAGGTGGCCGCGTACGTCTCACCGCCGTACAGCCAGTACGCCAAGTTGATCCTGAAGGTCAGCCACAACCTCGGCGCCAACCTGGCGCTGTGCAACATGGCCGTGCTGCAGGGCAGCAAGAACTGCTTCGACGCCTTCCCGATCGAGCACGACTTCCTCGCCAACGTCGCGCACATCGACCCGACCCAGTTCCAGATCGCCGACGGGCGCGGCGGTGTACCGTCCGACCGGGCCACCCCGATGGGCCTGGACCAGATCCTCGGCTACTGGCTGGGCACCCCCGACGCGGACGCCTTCCGACTCTCCCTGCCGATCCTGGGGGTCGACGGCAGCAACGGGATCGACTGCACCACCGACTGCCCGGCCAAGGGCAAGGTCTTCGCCAAACCCGGCACCATCCTCGGCGAGGACCTGCTCAACCAACGGCTCGAGGTCGGCGCCCAGGAGGAGGCCGGCTACCTGCAGACCGACGACGGCTGCCTGCACCTCTTCTACATCGGCGTCAACAGTGGCTCCAGCGCCGACCTGACGAGTTTCCTCAGCATCTTCAACGACGTCAACCAGATCTCCGCACTGCTGCAGGAGCAGGCATCCCGGCACTCTCACCGCACCAGGAGGTAG
- a CDS encoding aldo/keto reductase, with the protein MQYRTLGRTGVQVSTLALGAMNFGRIGRTSQDEVTAIVDTALERGINLIDTADVYSGGESEEMVGRALAGRRDDIVLATKATMPMGDERHRRGSSRRWLVTALEDSLRRLGVDHVDLYQIHRWDPNTSDEETLSALTDLQRAGKIRHFGSSTFPAYRIVQAQWAAREHHLSRYVTEQPSYSILQRGIETHVLPVTEQYGLGVLAWSPLASGWLSGAIREGGEIATSRSTFMPQRFDTTIPSNRARLDAVEQLAKVADEAGLTMIQLALGFVTAHPGVTGALIGPRTLEHLHAQLAATDTTLSADVLDAIDAIVPPGTDLAAHEKNDTPPALLDPSLRRR; encoded by the coding sequence ATGCAGTACCGCACCTTGGGCCGCACCGGTGTGCAGGTCAGTACTCTCGCGCTCGGCGCGATGAACTTCGGAAGGATCGGGCGAACCTCCCAGGACGAGGTCACCGCCATCGTCGACACCGCCCTGGAGCGGGGGATCAACCTGATCGACACCGCCGACGTCTACAGCGGCGGCGAGTCGGAGGAGATGGTCGGCAGGGCCCTCGCGGGCCGCCGCGACGACATCGTGCTGGCCACGAAGGCGACCATGCCGATGGGCGACGAACGTCATCGCCGGGGCAGCTCGCGCCGCTGGCTGGTCACCGCACTGGAGGACAGCCTGCGTCGGCTCGGCGTCGACCACGTCGACCTCTACCAGATCCACCGGTGGGATCCGAACACCAGCGACGAGGAGACCCTGTCGGCGCTGACCGACCTGCAGCGCGCCGGAAAAATCCGCCACTTCGGCAGCTCGACCTTTCCGGCCTACCGCATCGTGCAGGCCCAGTGGGCCGCCCGTGAGCACCACCTGAGCCGCTACGTCACCGAACAGCCCAGTTACTCGATCCTGCAGCGCGGCATCGAGACCCACGTGCTGCCCGTGACCGAGCAGTACGGGCTCGGTGTACTGGCATGGAGTCCGCTGGCCTCGGGCTGGCTGTCGGGCGCGATCCGCGAGGGCGGTGAGATCGCCACCAGCCGCTCCACGTTCATGCCGCAGCGCTTCGACACCACCATCCCCTCCAACCGGGCGAGGCTCGACGCCGTCGAGCAACTGGCCAAGGTCGCCGACGAGGCCGGCCTGACGATGATCCAGCTCGCGCTCGGCTTCGTGACCGCGCACCCCGGCGTGACCGGCGCGCTCATCGGCCCCCGCACGCTGGAGCACCTGCACGCGCAGCTCGCCGCCACGGACACCACCCTCTCCGCCGACGTACTCGACGCGATCGACGCGATCGTCCCTCCCGGCACGGACCTGGCCGCACACGAGAAGAACGACACCCCGCCCGCACTGCTGGACCCGTCCCTGCGGCGCCGCTGA
- a CDS encoding TetR/AcrR family transcriptional regulator — MKDGDEGAGQAATPRRKDARRNQEALLDAAAAVFVTSGVEAPVRDIAARAGVGVGTIYRHFPARADLIIGVYRHQVDSCAEAGPALLAAGPSPHSALREWINLFADFLVTKHGLAAVLQADNSGFEALHAYFVDRLVPVCAELLEAATAAGEIRPDIDAYQLMRGVGNLCVGADSDARYDARRMVELLVAGLRRTEH, encoded by the coding sequence GTGAAGGACGGCGACGAGGGTGCGGGACAGGCCGCCACGCCCAGGCGAAAGGACGCCCGGCGCAACCAGGAGGCCCTGCTCGACGCGGCCGCCGCGGTCTTCGTCACGTCGGGTGTGGAAGCGCCGGTACGCGACATCGCGGCCAGGGCCGGCGTCGGAGTGGGCACGATCTACCGCCACTTCCCGGCGCGAGCGGACCTCATCATCGGCGTCTACCGGCACCAGGTGGACTCCTGTGCCGAGGCCGGCCCCGCCCTGTTGGCGGCCGGCCCTTCTCCGCACTCCGCACTCCGGGAGTGGATCAACCTCTTCGCCGATTTCCTGGTCACCAAACACGGACTCGCCGCCGTGCTGCAGGCCGACAACTCCGGCTTCGAGGCACTGCACGCCTACTTCGTCGACCGCCTCGTACCCGTGTGCGCCGAACTGCTCGAGGCCGCGACAGCCGCCGGTGAGATCCGCCCCGACATCGACGCCTACCAGCTCATGCGCGGCGTCGGCAACCTCTGCGTCGGTGCGGACAGCGATGCCCGCTACGATGCACGCCGCATGGTCGAACTCCTTGTCGCGGGGTTGCGCCGAACAGAGCACTGA
- a CDS encoding PadR family transcriptional regulator, whose product MTNRQLQEPTRLVLTALADAPRHGYAIIQEVLAISDGHSRLSTGTLYTALDRLLQQGLVRIESEQVVSGRLRRTFALTDQGQDVLAQEAKRLRAAAAEAERRLKASRLRTNGATA is encoded by the coding sequence ATGACCAACCGTCAATTACAGGAGCCGACACGGCTCGTGCTCACCGCGCTGGCCGACGCCCCCCGGCACGGTTACGCGATCATCCAAGAGGTACTCGCCATCTCCGACGGCCACAGTCGCCTGAGCACCGGCACCCTCTACACCGCACTCGACCGGCTGCTCCAGCAGGGCCTGGTCAGGATCGAGAGCGAGCAGGTGGTCAGCGGACGGCTGCGCCGCACGTTCGCCCTGACCGACCAGGGGCAGGACGTGCTGGCGCAGGAGGCCAAACGCCTGCGCGCCGCCGCCGCCGAGGCCGAACGCCGCCTGAAGGCCTCCCGCCTGCGAACGAACGGGGCGACCGCATGA
- a CDS encoding helix-turn-helix domain-containing protein, which translates to MDDHGRLGAFLQARRSQLQPQDVGLATYGDRRRVPGLRREELALLAGVSSSYYTRLEQGVSCHASAEVLDAIARALRLDETERHHLRDLATACRHRGAVRRSPAERLAPAVGDLVRNLHEVPVVVTGRRSDVLAWNTLGHALLAGHVDPTGPEHPADRPNMARLVFLDAHTRELYADWPAKARAVVGNLRLVAGRHPEDTRLTSLIGELTTRSPEFAGLWADHRVRACDTAEYELRHPLVGALTVRQQTLTGASEPEQALVMMTTVPGSASHAALELLARATATATGAGAAAGPSREAVVAREV; encoded by the coding sequence ATGGACGATCACGGGCGACTCGGCGCCTTCCTTCAGGCACGCCGTTCCCAACTGCAGCCCCAGGACGTCGGCCTGGCGACCTATGGCGATCGCCGGCGGGTTCCGGGGCTACGGCGCGAGGAGCTGGCGCTCCTGGCGGGCGTCAGCTCGTCCTACTACACCCGCCTGGAACAGGGCGTCTCCTGCCACGCCTCCGCCGAGGTGCTCGACGCCATCGCCCGCGCCCTGCGCCTGGACGAGACGGAGCGTCACCACCTGCGCGACCTGGCGACCGCCTGCCGCCACCGCGGCGCCGTCCGCCGCTCCCCCGCCGAGCGGCTCGCCCCGGCCGTCGGCGACCTGGTGCGGAACCTGCACGAGGTACCCGTCGTGGTGACCGGACGGCGCAGCGACGTGCTGGCCTGGAACACGCTCGGACACGCGCTGCTGGCCGGGCATGTGGATCCGACCGGCCCCGAGCACCCGGCGGATCGCCCGAACATGGCGCGGCTGGTCTTCCTGGACGCCCACACCCGTGAGCTGTACGCCGACTGGCCGGCGAAGGCGCGGGCCGTGGTCGGCAACCTTCGACTGGTCGCGGGGCGGCATCCCGAGGACACCCGACTCACCTCGCTCATCGGCGAACTGACGACCCGGAGCCCAGAGTTCGCAGGCCTGTGGGCGGATCACCGGGTACGGGCCTGCGACACCGCCGAGTACGAGTTGCGGCACCCGTTGGTCGGCGCGCTGACGGTCAGGCAGCAGACACTGACCGGGGCGTCCGAACCCGAGCAGGCCCTGGTGATGATGACCACCGTCCCCGGATCGGCCTCCCACGCCGCCCTGGAGCTCCTCGCCCGGGCCACCGCCACCGCCACCGGCGCCGGCGCCGCGGCGGGACCGTCACGGGAGGCAGTCGTCGCCCGGGAGGTGTGA
- a CDS encoding SMP-30/gluconolactonase/LRE family protein, whose product MSKKFARNMLVAAVAVASLAVGSPVSATAATTPLSHARIAQHFDVADGRMPENIVAEPNGTIDLAYSAAREIAQVTRTGAVRVLATLPMPSDDGVNTPALGFPLVTGLVRDTHGTLYFLYATGTADLTGVWRLTPGGAPQRIAALPADGLPNGLALDAGVLYVTDSVRGVIWRVPARGGEAALWAGGPELASTGFLGANGLKVHNGALWASNMDKGTVVRIPLRENGTAGPAEIRAEHLPGIDDFAFVGRGDRILAALDQSNQVALVEPDGTHTIVLSAQDGLQNPTALAVRGDTVYVTSAAYLTHQDPNLLTARIQSRG is encoded by the coding sequence GTGTCAAAGAAGTTCGCACGGAACATGCTGGTCGCCGCCGTCGCGGTGGCCTCCCTCGCGGTCGGCTCGCCCGTCTCGGCGACGGCTGCCACCACACCGCTGTCACACGCTCGCATCGCCCAGCACTTCGACGTGGCCGACGGCCGGATGCCGGAGAACATCGTCGCGGAGCCGAACGGCACCATCGACCTGGCCTACTCCGCCGCCCGCGAGATCGCCCAGGTCACCCGTACCGGAGCGGTCCGGGTGCTGGCGACGCTGCCCATGCCGTCCGACGACGGCGTGAACACCCCGGCCCTCGGCTTCCCCCTGGTCACCGGCCTGGTCAGGGACACACACGGCACGCTGTACTTCCTGTACGCCACCGGCACCGCCGACCTCACCGGCGTCTGGCGGCTCACTCCCGGCGGCGCCCCGCAGCGGATCGCCGCACTGCCGGCCGACGGCCTGCCCAACGGCCTGGCCCTGGACGCCGGCGTGCTCTACGTCACCGACTCCGTTCGCGGTGTCATCTGGCGCGTACCGGCCCGCGGCGGAGAGGCGGCGCTCTGGGCGGGCGGCCCGGAGCTGGCCTCGACGGGCTTCCTCGGCGCCAACGGCCTGAAGGTGCACAACGGCGCGCTGTGGGCGTCCAACATGGACAAGGGCACCGTGGTCCGGATCCCGCTGAGGGAGAACGGCACGGCTGGTCCCGCCGAGATCAGGGCCGAGCACCTGCCAGGAATCGACGACTTCGCCTTCGTCGGCCGCGGCGACCGGATCCTCGCCGCCCTCGACCAGTCGAACCAGGTCGCGCTGGTGGAGCCCGACGGGACCCACACCATCGTGCTCAGCGCCCAGGACGGCCTGCAGAATCCGACGGCCCTCGCCGTACGCGGCGACACCGTGTACGTGACCTCGGCCGCCTACCTCACCCACCAGGACCCCAACCTGCTCACCGCGCGCATCCAGTCGCGCGGCTGA
- a CDS encoding SRPBCC family protein translates to MSITTPDHDTPDPGTLAPDTLDADTFGRLDPADFRFTRKAWIAADPSRVYDLVSDVSMIGTWSPSASTASYEDGAGPRAGAWFSGRNRRGDREWTSRSQVVRAEPGEEFAFVVDGLVRWRWTLRALGTGTVVEQSWQLLRLEPVLGTTRADLEALLAHMADSVERTLVSLGRWVAEDGGNG, encoded by the coding sequence GTGAGCATCACGACCCCCGACCACGACACCCCCGACCCCGGCACCCTCGCCCCCGACACTCTCGACGCCGACACCTTCGGACGCCTGGACCCTGCGGACTTCCGCTTCACCCGGAAGGCGTGGATCGCGGCCGACCCGTCCCGGGTCTACGACCTGGTCAGCGACGTGTCGATGATCGGCACCTGGAGTCCGAGCGCGAGCACCGCGAGCTACGAGGACGGCGCCGGCCCCCGGGCCGGTGCCTGGTTCAGCGGCCGCAACCGGCGAGGCGACCGCGAGTGGACCAGCCGCTCGCAGGTGGTACGGGCCGAACCCGGCGAGGAGTTCGCCTTCGTCGTGGACGGACTCGTCCGCTGGCGGTGGACCCTCCGCGCGCTCGGCACCGGCACCGTGGTGGAGCAGTCCTGGCAACTCCTGCGCCTGGAACCGGTGCTGGGCACGACCCGGGCAGACCTGGAGGCACTGCTCGCGCACATGGCGGACAGCGTGGAGCGCACGCTGGTCTCCCTCGGTCGCTGGGTCGCCGAGGACGGCGGCAACGGCTGA
- a CDS encoding VOC family protein, whose product MVVWPGGIQAVTLFVEDLVKAKEFYREVFELPVHFENENSAVFRFGGTMINLLAVASAPALVAPAPVASPDQGVRTQFTLEVTDVDQVCRRLAERGVGLLNGPVDRPWGLRTASFRDPGGHIWEIAAPSAPGRADG is encoded by the coding sequence ATGGTTGTCTGGCCCGGAGGCATCCAAGCCGTCACCCTGTTCGTGGAGGACCTCGTGAAGGCGAAGGAGTTCTATCGGGAGGTGTTCGAGCTCCCGGTCCACTTCGAGAACGAGAACTCGGCCGTCTTCCGGTTCGGCGGGACCATGATCAACCTGTTGGCGGTCGCCTCCGCCCCCGCGCTCGTGGCTCCCGCCCCCGTCGCCTCCCCGGACCAGGGCGTGCGCACGCAGTTCACCCTGGAGGTCACGGACGTGGACCAGGTGTGCCGGCGTCTGGCCGAGCGAGGTGTCGGCCTGCTCAACGGACCCGTGGACCGGCCATGGGGACTTCGCACGGCGAGCTTCCGCGATCCGGGCGGCCACATCTGGGAGATCGCCGCGCCCAGCGCGCCGGGCCGGGCCGACGGGTAG
- a CDS encoding GNAT family N-acetyltransferase encodes MTVESQNLSWRPMTVSDGAAMADLLNAIDAEDHVWGQYTAEDAAEELDSPVDDLPTSTLAVFDGATMLGFSAVHYKPMAEIVHRVQAAGAVRPTHRRQGLGMKLLRHGLATAEALHELHHPTLQLVVESVYGEHVHGAVALYRAAGMTATKWGRHMRHPLGTAIQDAPVPDGLRIEGYTAETDEEFRTVRNEAVQKDVGRSQLSAEEWKVWAVNASFRPELSFLLRDVGTGTAAGILLVVSWEAETAAHGIRDAYFRVIATRPAYKERGVAEALISHTLRAAQDQGYGRASIRVDADGSSTESGIYESAGFVTQDTQVHYCIEL; translated from the coding sequence ATGACTGTCGAATCGCAGAACCTCAGTTGGCGCCCGATGACCGTGTCCGACGGCGCGGCGATGGCCGACCTCCTGAACGCGATCGACGCCGAGGACCACGTCTGGGGGCAGTACACCGCGGAGGACGCGGCCGAGGAGCTGGACTCGCCGGTCGACGACCTCCCGACGTCCACTCTGGCGGTGTTCGACGGCGCGACGATGCTCGGCTTCTCGGCGGTCCATTACAAGCCGATGGCCGAGATCGTCCACCGGGTGCAGGCGGCCGGCGCCGTCCGTCCCACCCATCGTCGCCAGGGGCTCGGGATGAAGCTCCTCCGCCACGGGCTGGCGACCGCCGAGGCGCTGCACGAACTGCATCACCCCACGCTCCAGCTGGTCGTCGAATCCGTCTACGGCGAGCATGTTCACGGGGCCGTCGCCCTGTACCGTGCGGCAGGCATGACGGCGACGAAGTGGGGCCGACACATGAGGCATCCGCTCGGCACCGCCATTCAGGACGCCCCTGTCCCCGACGGCCTGCGGATCGAGGGCTACACGGCCGAGACCGACGAGGAGTTCCGTACGGTCCGCAACGAGGCCGTCCAGAAGGACGTGGGTAGGTCGCAGCTCAGCGCCGAGGAGTGGAAGGTCTGGGCCGTGAACGCGAGCTTCCGGCCCGAGCTGAGCTTCCTGCTCCGTGACGTCGGGACCGGGACGGCGGCCGGGATCCTCCTGGTGGTCTCGTGGGAGGCGGAGACGGCTGCGCACGGCATCCGTGACGCGTACTTCAGGGTCATCGCCACGCGGCCCGCGTACAAGGAGCGCGGCGTGGCCGAAGCCCTGATCTCACACACGCTTCGGGCCGCGCAGGACCAGGGTTACGGACGGGCCAGCATCAGGGTCGACGCCGATGGTTCGAGCACGGAGTCCGGAATTTACGAGAGTGCCGGGTTCGTCACCCAGGACACCCAGGTCCACTACTGCATCGAACTCTGA